Proteins encoded together in one Janthinobacterium tructae window:
- the rpsR gene encoding 30S ribosomal protein S18, producing the protein MAFGKKFDKNKLKLKEKRKQQNPLFKRKKFCRFTAAHVEQVDYKDVDTLKDFVQENGKIMPARLTGTKAHYQRQVDTAIKRARFLALLPYTDLHHA; encoded by the coding sequence ATGGCATTCGGTAAAAAGTTCGACAAAAATAAGCTCAAGCTTAAAGAAAAACGCAAACAGCAAAACCCGTTGTTCAAACGCAAGAAGTTCTGCCGCTTCACCGCAGCTCACGTTGAGCAAGTCGACTACAAAGACGTCGACACGCTGAAAGACTTCGTCCAAGAAAACGGCAAGATCATGCCAGCACGCCTGACCGGTACCAAAGCGCACTACCAGCGCCAAGTCGACACCGCAATCAAGCGCGCTCGCTTCCTCGCGCTGCTGCCATACACCGATCTGCACCACGCTTAA
- a CDS encoding replicative DNA helicase, with product MNAPSDPQLDSLRIPPHSIEAEQSVIGGLLRDNAAYDRIADFMHAEDFYRYDHRIIFEQIVKMINGSRPADVITVFETLTQLGKADDVGGLAYLNAMAQNTPSAANIRRYAEIVRDRGVLRKLITVADDISGTAFSPQGKEVKQMLDEAESKIFAIAEEGARGAQGWTAIQPLLTQVVERIDELYSRDNQSEITGVPTGFIDLDRMTSGLQPGDLVIVAGRPSMGKTAFSVNIGENVAIDSGLPVAVFSMEMGGAQLAMRMLGSVGQLDQHRLRTGRLNDEDWPRLTNAIQKMNDAQLYIDETPALNSIELRARSRRLSRQCGKLGLIIVDYLQLMSANSPGDNRATEISEISRGLKGLAKELGCPVIALSQLNRSLEQRPNKRPVMSDLRESGAIEQDADVILFIYRDEVYNPDSPDKGTAEIIIGKQRNGPIGSIRLTFMGQYTKFGNYSGGLALYQGD from the coding sequence ATGAACGCCCCCTCTGATCCGCAACTGGATTCCCTCCGTATTCCGCCGCATTCGATCGAAGCAGAACAATCCGTTATCGGTGGTCTGTTGCGCGACAATGCAGCATATGACCGCATCGCCGACTTCATGCATGCGGAGGATTTCTATCGCTATGACCATCGCATCATCTTCGAGCAAATCGTCAAGATGATTAACGGCTCCAGACCGGCCGATGTCATTACTGTTTTTGAAACCCTGACCCAGCTCGGCAAGGCCGATGATGTGGGCGGACTCGCTTACCTGAACGCCATGGCGCAAAATACGCCATCGGCCGCGAACATCCGGCGTTATGCCGAGATCGTGCGCGACCGCGGCGTGCTGCGCAAACTCATCACTGTCGCCGACGATATCTCCGGCACGGCCTTCAGCCCGCAAGGCAAGGAAGTCAAGCAGATGCTTGACGAGGCCGAATCGAAGATTTTCGCCATCGCCGAAGAAGGCGCGCGCGGCGCCCAGGGCTGGACCGCCATCCAGCCCCTGCTGACGCAGGTGGTCGAGCGTATCGACGAGCTGTACAGCCGCGACAACCAGAGTGAAATCACGGGCGTGCCCACCGGTTTCATCGACCTCGACCGCATGACCTCCGGTCTGCAGCCGGGCGACCTGGTGATCGTGGCGGGCCGTCCTTCGATGGGCAAGACGGCGTTTTCCGTCAACATCGGCGAAAACGTGGCCATCGACAGCGGCTTGCCCGTGGCCGTGTTTTCGATGGAGATGGGCGGCGCCCAGCTGGCCATGCGTATGCTCGGTTCCGTCGGCCAGCTCGACCAGCACCGTCTGCGCACGGGCCGCCTGAACGACGAAGACTGGCCACGCCTGACGAATGCGATTCAAAAGATGAACGACGCCCAGTTGTACATCGATGAAACGCCGGCCTTGAATTCGATCGAATTGCGGGCCCGCTCGCGCCGTTTGTCGCGTCAATGCGGCAAGCTGGGCCTGATCATCGTCGATTACTTGCAGCTGATGTCGGCCAATAGCCCGGGCGATAACCGCGCCACGGAGATTTCCGAGATTTCACGGGGCTTGAAAGGCCTGGCGAAAGAACTCGGTTGTCCCGTGATCGCGTTGTCGCAGCTGAACCGCTCGCTGGAACAGCGGCCGAACAAGCGTCCCGTGATGTCGGACTTGCGCGAATCGGGCGCTATTGAACAGGATGCCGACGTGATCCTGTTCATTTACCGTGATGAGGTGTATAACCCCGACTCGCCAGACAAGGGAACGGCCGAAATCATCATCGGTAAACAACGTAACGGTCCGATCGGCAGCATCCGCCTCACCTTCATGGGGCAGTACACCAAATTTGGCAATTACAGTGGTGGCCTGGCGCTTTACCAAGGCGACTAA
- a CDS encoding HD domain-containing phosphohydrolase — protein MLQLHPEQIAQRLDQLTELSVELGRGAAAGMLHGGDITPLLERIVLVAKDMTGADGGTLYRPSADGHSLEFHISINDSLGLRQGASAGVAVGVPGVALWLEDGAPNLASVAAYAAHRRVSVNIDDVYQSGDFNFSGMRAFDGHYGYRSTSFLTVPMSDHEGELIGVLQLINAQDRATGAVQAFSATDQRFIEALAAQAAVALTNQLLLRQLEQLLESLVNLINIGIDEKSPYTGRHCQFVPQLTMMLADAVHAVDTGPMADFKLSENERKQLWLAGLLHDCGKITTPVHVVDKATKLETIHDRIHLVDTRFEVLLRDVEITALKAQLAAPERQQEIAQALHQQQMVLREERDFLRHANIGGEGMTPADQERVRTIAARRWTGPDGVERDFLDANELENLTIRFGTLTDAERKIINNHIAVSIRMLEALPWPKHLQKVPEYAGGHHERMDGNGYPRGLTREQMSVPARLMAIADIFEALTARDRPYKKGKSLSESLRILGHFSLNGHIDPDLFDVFIRSKVYLAFARQHMHPEQIDAIDEAAIPGYVP, from the coding sequence ATGCTCCAGCTGCACCCCGAGCAAATCGCCCAGCGGCTCGACCAGCTGACTGAACTGAGCGTCGAACTGGGCCGTGGCGCGGCGGCAGGCATGCTGCACGGTGGCGATATCACGCCCCTGCTCGAACGCATCGTGCTGGTCGCCAAGGACATGACGGGCGCCGACGGCGGCACCTTGTACCGTCCCAGCGCCGATGGGCACAGCCTGGAATTTCATATCAGTATCAACGACAGCCTGGGGCTGCGCCAGGGCGCCAGCGCCGGCGTGGCGGTTGGCGTGCCGGGCGTGGCGCTGTGGCTGGAAGACGGCGCGCCCAACCTGGCATCGGTGGCGGCGTATGCCGCGCATCGCCGCGTGTCGGTCAATATCGACGATGTGTACCAGTCGGGCGATTTCAATTTCTCGGGCATGCGCGCCTTTGACGGCCATTATGGCTACCGTTCCACGTCCTTCCTGACGGTACCGATGAGCGATCATGAAGGTGAGCTGATCGGCGTGCTGCAGTTGATCAATGCCCAGGATCGCGCGACCGGGGCGGTGCAGGCGTTTTCCGCCACCGACCAGCGCTTTATCGAGGCGTTGGCGGCGCAGGCGGCGGTGGCGCTGACCAATCAGTTGCTGCTGCGCCAGCTGGAACAGTTGCTGGAGTCGTTGGTCAACCTGATCAATATCGGCATCGATGAAAAGTCGCCGTACACGGGCCGCCATTGCCAGTTCGTGCCGCAACTGACCATGATGCTGGCCGACGCCGTGCATGCGGTCGATACGGGACCGATGGCCGATTTCAAGCTGAGCGAGAACGAACGCAAGCAGCTGTGGCTGGCTGGCCTCTTGCACGATTGCGGCAAGATCACCACCCCGGTGCACGTGGTCGACAAGGCCACCAAGCTGGAAACCATCCATGACCGCATCCACCTGGTCGACACGCGCTTCGAAGTACTGCTGCGCGACGTGGAAATTACCGCATTAAAAGCACAACTGGCGGCTCCCGAACGCCAGCAGGAGATCGCGCAAGCATTGCACCAGCAGCAAATGGTGCTGCGCGAAGAGCGCGACTTTTTACGCCATGCCAATATCGGCGGCGAAGGCATGACGCCGGCCGACCAGGAACGGGTACGCACGATTGCGGCGCGGCGCTGGACTGGCCCCGACGGTGTCGAGCGCGATTTCCTTGACGCCAATGAGCTGGAGAATCTGACGATCCGTTTCGGCACCCTGACCGATGCCGAGCGCAAGATCATCAACAACCATATTGCGGTGTCGATCCGCATGCTCGAAGCATTGCCGTGGCCCAAGCATTTGCAAAAGGTGCCGGAATACGCGGGCGGCCACCATGAACGCATGGACGGCAACGGTTATCCGCGCGGGCTGACGCGCGAGCAGATGTCGGTGCCGGCGCGGCTGATGGCGATCGCCGATATTTTCGAGGCGCTGACGGCGCGCGACCGTCCCTATAAAAAGGGCAAGTCACTGTCCGAGTCGCTGCGCATCCTGGGCCACTTCAGCCTGAACGGCCATATCGATCCCGACCTGTTCGATGTCTTTATTCGCAGCAAGGTGTACCTGGCGTTTGCCCGGCAGCACATGCATCCCGAACAGATCGACGCCATCGACGAGGCGGCCATTCCCGGTTACGTGCCCTGA
- a CDS encoding MBL fold metallo-hydrolase — MKFTFRGVRGSIPSPGPHTVRYGGNTTCIEVRTASDALLVLDGGSGIFALAGALPPGPATAHILITHSHWDHIHGLPMFAPLFIRGSRVRLYGAADAAGNGIEHVMATQLQNNYFPVSEAAMAAEIDYHTLAVGERADVADAVVTNARMNHPVINLGYRIESGGASLFFSGDHEPFDNPHASGSPAYAACQAMIAQRQAAIDQTIAGVDALIMDCSYTRDEYETKRGWGHGTFDGAFELALRCGAKRLYCTHHEPGRSDDQLEAAFADVMARFAGRLGALQVFLAAEGMTVELG; from the coding sequence ATGAAATTCACCTTCAGGGGGGTGCGCGGTTCTATCCCCTCGCCCGGCCCGCACACGGTGCGCTACGGCGGCAACACGACCTGCATCGAAGTACGCACGGCCAGCGACGCCCTGCTGGTACTCGATGGCGGCAGCGGCATCTTTGCCCTGGCCGGCGCACTGCCGCCAGGACCCGCCACGGCCCACATCCTGATCACCCACAGCCACTGGGACCATATCCACGGCCTGCCCATGTTCGCCCCGCTGTTCATCCGCGGCAGCCGCGTGCGCCTGTATGGCGCGGCGGATGCGGCCGGCAATGGCATCGAACACGTGATGGCCACCCAGCTGCAGAACAATTATTTTCCCGTCAGCGAAGCGGCCATGGCGGCCGAGATCGACTACCACACCCTGGCCGTCGGCGAGCGCGCGGACGTGGCCGACGCAGTGGTGACGAATGCCAGAATGAACCACCCGGTGATCAACCTCGGCTACCGCATCGAGTCCGGCGGCGCCTCGCTGTTTTTCAGCGGCGACCATGAACCGTTCGACAATCCGCATGCCAGCGGCTCGCCCGCCTATGCGGCTTGCCAGGCCATGATCGCGCAGCGCCAGGCCGCCATCGACCAGACCATTGCCGGCGTCGACGCGCTGATCATGGACTGCTCGTACACGCGTGACGAATACGAAACCAAGCGCGGCTGGGGCCACGGCACCTTCGACGGCGCGTTTGAACTGGCCCTGCGCTGCGGCGCCAAACGGCTGTATTGCACCCACCATGAACCGGGCCGCAGCGACGATCAATTGGAAGCGGCTTTTGCCGACGTAATGGCGCGCTTTGCCGGGCGGCTGGGGGCGTTGCAGGTGTTCCTGGCGGCCGAGGGCATGACCGTAGAGCTGGGCTAA
- a CDS encoding DUF47 domain-containing protein: MFGRLMPTEGKFFELFNQHAELCVKGAKEMLGLMTNFDDLENRVHAIESIEKQADKVTYATVEMLHKTFITPIDRDDIHQLITRQDDILDLLEDAAQTVSLYDLKAVTPEAKRLAELVLACTEKVRDAVAMLHNMDNSRKIVAICEEIDRLESDADHVMRAAMSKLFRDEPDVRNLIKLKAIYEILETVTDRCEDVSNIIEGIIVENA; encoded by the coding sequence ATGTTTGGACGCTTGATGCCCACTGAGGGCAAGTTTTTTGAATTGTTTAACCAGCACGCGGAACTGTGCGTCAAGGGCGCTAAAGAAATGCTCGGCCTGATGACCAATTTCGATGACCTGGAAAACCGCGTGCATGCGATCGAAAGCATCGAGAAACAGGCCGACAAAGTCACCTACGCCACCGTGGAAATGCTGCACAAGACCTTCATCACGCCGATCGACCGCGACGACATCCATCAGCTGATCACGCGCCAGGACGACATCCTCGACCTGCTGGAAGATGCGGCGCAAACCGTCTCGCTGTACGACCTGAAAGCCGTCACGCCGGAAGCCAAGCGCCTGGCCGAACTGGTGCTGGCCTGTACCGAAAAAGTGCGCGACGCCGTCGCCATGCTGCACAACATGGACAACTCGCGCAAGATCGTCGCCATCTGCGAAGAGATCGACCGCCTGGAATCGGACGCCGACCATGTGATGCGCGCCGCCATGTCCAAACTGTTCCGCGACGAACCGGACGTGCGTAACCTGATCAAGCTGAAAGCGATCTACGAAATTCTGGAAACCGTGACCGACCGTTGCGAAGATGTGTCCAATATTATCGAAGGCATCATCGTCGAAAACGCGTAA
- a CDS encoding inorganic phosphate transporter, which yields MTIQISIYVLGLLIALALLFDFMNGFHDAANAIATVVSTGVLKPQTAVAMAATFNFVAIFVFHQLTVAATVGKGTIDPTVIDQYVIFGALMGAIFWNLFTWYYGIPSSSSHALIGGLVGAAVAKSGTGALVAAGLWKTVAFIVIAPVLGFVFGSIMMLLVSWIFVRSTPRKVDKWFRRLQLASAAAYSLGHGGNDAQKTIGIIWMLLIAAGYSNAADAMPPLWVIISCYTAISFGTLFGGWRIVKTMGQKITKLKPVGGFCAETGGAITLFVSTALGIPVSTTHTITGAIVGVGSAQKMSAVRWGVAGNIVWAWIFTIPASAFVAAVAWWIGHHIM from the coding sequence ATGACCATACAAATCAGCATCTACGTGCTAGGCCTGTTGATCGCCCTCGCGCTGCTGTTTGACTTCATGAACGGCTTCCACGATGCCGCCAACGCGATCGCCACGGTGGTCTCGACGGGCGTATTGAAACCGCAGACCGCGGTTGCCATGGCCGCCACCTTCAACTTCGTGGCCATCTTCGTGTTCCACCAGCTGACCGTGGCCGCCACGGTGGGCAAGGGCACGATTGACCCGACAGTGATCGACCAGTACGTGATCTTCGGCGCGCTGATGGGCGCCATCTTCTGGAATTTGTTTACCTGGTACTACGGCATTCCATCGTCGTCCTCGCACGCCCTGATCGGCGGCCTGGTGGGCGCCGCCGTCGCCAAGTCGGGCACGGGCGCGCTGGTCGCGGCCGGCCTGTGGAAAACCGTCGCCTTCATCGTCATCGCACCCGTGCTGGGCTTTGTATTCGGCTCGATCATGATGCTGCTGGTGTCGTGGATATTCGTGCGCTCGACGCCGCGCAAGGTCGATAAATGGTTCCGCCGCCTGCAACTGGCATCGGCGGCCGCCTACAGCCTGGGTCACGGCGGCAATGATGCGCAAAAGACCATCGGCATCATCTGGATGCTGCTGATCGCCGCCGGCTACTCGAACGCGGCCGACGCCATGCCGCCGCTGTGGGTCATCATCTCGTGCTATACGGCCATCAGCTTCGGTACGCTGTTCGGCGGCTGGCGCATCGTCAAGACCATGGGCCAGAAGATCACCAAGTTGAAACCCGTCGGCGGCTTCTGCGCCGAAACGGGCGGTGCCATCACCCTGTTCGTCTCGACGGCGCTGGGCATTCCCGTGTCGACCACGCACACCATCACGGGCGCCATCGTCGGCGTCGGGTCGGCACAAAAAATGTCGGCCGTGCGCTGGGGTGTCGCGGGCAACATCGTCTGGGCCTGGATCTTCACGATTCCCGCTTCCGCGTTTGTTGCCGCAGTCGCCTGGTGGATTGGCCACCACATCATGTGA
- the rplI gene encoding 50S ribosomal protein L9, whose translation MQIILLEKVVNVGNLGEVVKVKDGYARNFLIPQRLARRATATAVAEFEVKRAELEKAAAAKLAASQAQGEKLSGLTVQVAQKAGVDGRLFGSVTNFDIAEALTKQGFAVEKAQIRMPTGPLKIVGEHNVSVALHTDVVVEVVIAVVPDANA comes from the coding sequence ATGCAAATCATTCTGTTAGAAAAAGTTGTTAACGTCGGTAACCTCGGCGAAGTCGTCAAAGTCAAAGACGGTTACGCACGTAACTTCCTGATCCCGCAACGCCTGGCACGTCGTGCCACGGCTACCGCTGTGGCTGAATTCGAAGTCAAGCGCGCCGAACTGGAAAAAGCTGCTGCCGCCAAACTGGCCGCATCGCAAGCCCAGGGCGAAAAACTGAGCGGCCTGACCGTTCAAGTTGCTCAAAAAGCTGGTGTTGATGGCCGTCTGTTCGGTTCCGTCACCAACTTCGACATCGCTGAAGCGCTGACCAAGCAAGGTTTTGCTGTTGAAAAAGCACAAATCCGCATGCCTACCGGCCCGCTGAAGATCGTTGGCGAGCACAACGTTTCGGTTGCTCTGCACACCGACGTGGTCGTGGAAGTTGTTATCGCTGTCGTACCAGACGCGAACGCGTAA
- the lexA gene encoding transcriptional repressor LexA — protein MIKLTARQEQILNLIKDAIENTGFPPTRAEIANELGFKSANAAEEHLQALARKGAIEISPGTSRGIRLIGAAAEAAPSKVPAALLMSLPLIGRVAAGSPILAQENLEASYNVDPALFSAKPDFLLKVRGWSMRDAGIMDGDLLAVKKVDSAKNGQIVVARIGDEVTVKRYKKTGSVIELLPENPDFKVITVSPEDEFALEGLAVGLMRSWH, from the coding sequence ATGATCAAGCTGACAGCACGACAAGAACAAATTCTGAACCTGATCAAGGACGCGATTGAAAACACGGGTTTTCCTCCCACCCGTGCCGAAATCGCCAATGAACTGGGTTTCAAATCGGCCAATGCGGCCGAAGAGCATTTGCAGGCCCTGGCCCGCAAGGGCGCGATCGAGATTTCGCCTGGCACCTCGCGCGGCATCCGCCTGATCGGTGCGGCAGCCGAAGCAGCGCCATCGAAGGTGCCGGCAGCGCTGCTGATGTCGCTGCCCCTGATCGGCCGGGTGGCGGCAGGCTCGCCCATCCTGGCACAGGAAAACCTGGAAGCGAGCTACAACGTGGACCCGGCCCTGTTCTCGGCCAAGCCCGACTTCCTGCTGAAGGTGCGCGGCTGGTCCATGCGCGACGCCGGCATCATGGATGGCGACTTATTGGCCGTCAAGAAGGTCGACAGCGCCAAGAACGGCCAGATCGTCGTGGCCCGCATCGGCGACGAAGTCACCGTCAAACGCTACAAGAAGACGGGTTCCGTCATCGAACTGCTGCCGGAAAACCCCGACTTCAAGGTCATCACCGTATCGCCGGAAGATGAGTTCGCCCTGGAAGGCCTCGCGGTAGGCTTGATGCGCAGCTGGCATTAA
- the rpsF gene encoding 30S ribosomal protein S6 translates to MRHYEIVFIVHPDQSEQVPAMIERYKASVTTRGGSVHRVEDWGRRQMAYSIQKLPKAHYICLNIECDNETLVELETAFKFNDAVLRHLTVKMKKAETAPSPMMKSVQREDAAKSHRTEAPAAAPAAAAA, encoded by the coding sequence ATGCGTCATTATGAAATAGTCTTTATCGTCCATCCGGACCAAAGCGAGCAAGTGCCCGCGATGATCGAACGCTACAAAGCCAGCGTAACCACCCGCGGCGGTTCGGTTCACCGCGTGGAAGATTGGGGCCGCCGTCAAATGGCTTACTCGATCCAAAAGCTGCCTAAAGCACACTACATCTGCCTGAACATCGAATGCGACAACGAGACCCTGGTCGAGTTGGAAACAGCATTCAAATTCAATGATGCCGTGTTGCGTCACCTGACCGTTAAAATGAAGAAAGCTGAAACAGCACCTTCGCCGATGATGAAATCGGTACAACGCGAAGACGCGGCCAAAAGCCACCGCACCGAAGCACCAGCAGCCGCTCCTGCCGCAGCAGCAGCTTAA
- a CDS encoding CHASE2 domain-containing protein, whose amino-acid sequence MKKHGARLLLGALLTMLAACASIGLFGVDTLGRLDAMLGDMRMRAEAPQLDKRIVIVDIDEKSLNQIGRYPWGRDVQARLVTQLTGHYGVAAVGFDISFPEPDSSSGYGVLADLAKGELAGVPGLSEQLERLKPQMDYDALFAEAMRGQPVVLGYSVSDRQKKGMLPKPAFSVLDLNGRTVTAFTSPGYAANLAQLQQAAQGAGIFTALTDSDGVLRSSTLLQRIGDAYYPSLSLATASVYLKARAIAPVFGQTADKLSEAEREHGGLDRIAVFTPRGRLDIPVGEALTTTIEFRGKGGPDGGAFRYVSAADVLTGAVPTDVLHGAIVLVGTTAAGLNDIRATPVNAEFPGVEVHANLIKSILDGHFKSRPDYALAIEFGQVVLVGLLLGGALALATPAAAVLLAGAALAGALGLNWCLYRYFDAALDVAVLLLLIAALFVANLAWGYFFEVRKGRALVARFGQYVAPELVAQMADNPDRYSMDGESRELTVLFADVRGFTAISEQMTPQELREYINLYLTAMSEDIRDSHGGTLDKYIGDAVMAFWGAPVAFPDHAGRAVASALLMQRSAGRLNQQFEARGWPPLQIGIGLNSGLMHVGDMGSRIRRAYTVMGDAVNLGARLEGITKVYGVGIAVSEFTRAQAPQFAYRELDRVRVKGKTEPVAIFEPRCLLAEADAGELALLARWSRVLELLRALDWDGAEAILSELPDDGLRRLYAARLRQYRETPPGEDWDGVTNFQTK is encoded by the coding sequence ATGAAAAAGCATGGCGCGCGGCTGCTGCTGGGTGCGCTGCTGACGATGCTGGCCGCCTGCGCCAGTATCGGTCTCTTCGGCGTCGATACCCTGGGCCGGCTGGACGCCATGCTGGGCGACATGCGCATGCGTGCCGAAGCGCCGCAGCTCGACAAGCGCATCGTGATCGTCGATATCGATGAAAAAAGCCTGAACCAGATCGGCCGCTATCCCTGGGGCCGCGACGTGCAGGCGCGGCTGGTGACGCAATTGACGGGCCACTATGGCGTGGCCGCGGTCGGCTTCGATATCTCGTTTCCCGAACCCGACAGCAGTTCCGGCTATGGCGTGCTGGCCGACCTGGCCAAGGGCGAACTGGCCGGCGTGCCGGGCTTGAGCGAGCAGCTGGAACGCCTGAAACCGCAGATGGATTACGACGCCCTGTTTGCCGAGGCGATGCGCGGCCAGCCGGTGGTGCTGGGCTATAGCGTGTCGGACCGGCAAAAGAAAGGCATGCTGCCCAAGCCGGCGTTCAGCGTGCTTGATCTGAACGGGCGCACGGTGACGGCGTTTACGTCGCCCGGCTATGCAGCCAACCTGGCGCAGCTGCAACAGGCGGCGCAAGGGGCCGGCATCTTCACGGCCCTGACCGACAGCGACGGCGTGCTGCGCTCATCGACCCTGCTGCAGCGCATCGGCGATGCGTATTACCCGTCGCTGTCGCTGGCCACGGCCAGCGTGTACCTGAAGGCGCGCGCGATCGCGCCCGTGTTCGGCCAGACCGCCGACAAGTTGTCCGAGGCCGAGCGCGAGCACGGCGGCCTGGACCGCATCGCCGTATTTACGCCGCGCGGACGCCTCGATATCCCGGTCGGCGAAGCCTTGACCACCACCATCGAGTTTCGCGGCAAGGGCGGCCCGGACGGCGGCGCCTTCCGCTATGTGTCGGCGGCCGACGTGCTGACGGGGGCGGTGCCGACGGACGTGCTGCACGGCGCCATCGTGCTGGTGGGCACCACAGCCGCCGGCCTGAACGATATTCGCGCCACGCCCGTCAACGCCGAGTTTCCCGGTGTGGAAGTGCACGCCAACCTGATCAAATCCATCCTTGACGGCCATTTCAAGTCGCGACCCGACTATGCGCTGGCGATCGAGTTCGGCCAGGTGGTGCTGGTGGGCTTGCTGCTCGGCGGCGCGCTGGCGCTGGCCACGCCGGCGGCGGCCGTGTTGCTGGCAGGCGCGGCGCTGGCCGGCGCGCTGGGCCTGAACTGGTGCTTGTATCGTTACTTCGACGCGGCGCTCGATGTTGCCGTGTTGCTGTTGTTGATCGCGGCGCTGTTCGTCGCCAATCTGGCCTGGGGCTATTTTTTCGAAGTGCGCAAGGGCAGGGCGCTGGTGGCGCGCTTCGGCCAGTACGTGGCGCCGGAACTGGTGGCACAGATGGCCGACAATCCCGACCGCTACAGCATGGATGGCGAAAGCCGCGAACTGACGGTGCTGTTTGCCGACGTGCGCGGCTTTACGGCCATTTCGGAACAGATGACGCCGCAGGAGTTGCGCGAATATATCAACCTGTACCTGACGGCCATGTCGGAAGATATTCGCGACAGCCACGGCGGCACGCTGGACAAATATATCGGCGACGCCGTGATGGCATTCTGGGGGGCGCCGGTGGCGTTTCCCGACCATGCGGGCCGCGCCGTGGCCAGCGCCCTGCTGATGCAGCGCAGCGCCGGTCGTTTGAACCAGCAATTCGAGGCGCGCGGCTGGCCGCCGCTGCAGATCGGCATCGGCCTCAATAGTGGCCTGATGCATGTGGGCGACATGGGCTCGCGCATCCGCCGGGCGTATACCGTGATGGGCGACGCCGTCAACCTGGGCGCGCGCCTGGAAGGCATTACCAAGGTGTATGGCGTGGGCATCGCCGTAAGCGAATTCACGCGTGCGCAGGCGCCGCAATTCGCCTACCGCGAACTGGACCGCGTGCGGGTCAAGGGCAAGACTGAACCGGTGGCCATTTTCGAGCCGCGCTGCCTGCTGGCCGAAGCCGATGCCGGCGAACTGGCGCTGCTGGCGCGTTGGTCGCGCGTGCTGGAACTGTTGCGTGCGCTCGACTGGGATGGTGCAGAGGCAATCTTATCGGAACTGCCAGACGATGGGCTGCGCCGGCTGTACGCCGCGCGCTTGCGCCAGTATCGCGAAACGCCGCCTGGCGAAGACTGGGATGGTGTGACCAACTTCCAGACCAAGTAA
- the priB gene encoding primosomal replication protein N encodes MNQLQVTAIIAEREILRYTPAGLPIVNAVLQHSSQQMEAGIARLTEFDVAALAAGEISGRFSQASLGGVYQFTGFLARKSRNSKSLVFHIIDFSAVTPTSAF; translated from the coding sequence CTGAACCAGCTACAAGTAACCGCCATCATTGCCGAGCGCGAAATATTGCGCTATACCCCGGCAGGGCTGCCGATTGTGAATGCAGTATTGCAACACAGTTCGCAGCAGATGGAAGCAGGGATTGCCCGTTTGACCGAGTTTGATGTTGCCGCGCTAGCCGCTGGCGAAATATCAGGCCGGTTCAGTCAGGCAAGCTTGGGCGGGGTGTATCAGTTCACGGGTTTCCTGGCCAGGAAGAGCCGCAACAGCAAGAGTTTGGTGTTTCACATCATTGATTTTAGTGCAGTCACCCCGACTAGCGCATTTTAG